A stretch of the Balearica regulorum gibbericeps isolate bBalReg1 chromosome 23, bBalReg1.pri, whole genome shotgun sequence genome encodes the following:
- the BACE1 gene encoding beta-secretase 1, with the protein MAAAWPWLLLWLGAAALRARPTPPRIRLPLRGGAALPPGPRARRAPEEAERGGSFVEMIDNLRGKSGQGYYVEMTVGSPPQKLNILVDTGSSNFAVGAAPHPFLRRYYQRQLSSTYRDLRKGVYVPYTQGKWEGELGTDLVTIPHGPNVTVRANIAAITESDKFFINGSNWEGILGLAYAEIARPDDSLEPFFDSLVKQTRVPNIFSLQLCGAGFSPNETEALASVGGSMIIGGIDRSLYVGDIWYTPIRKEWYYEVIIVKLEVNGQDLNMDCKEYNYDKSIVDSGTTNLRLPKKVFEAAVKSIKTASSTEKFPDGFWLGEQLVCWQVGTTPWHIFPVLSLYLMGEATNQSFRITILPQQYLRPVEDVATSQDDCYKFAISQSSTGTVMGAVIMEGFYVVFDRARKRIGFAVSACHVHDEFRTAAVEGPYLHSNMEDCGYNIPQTDESTLMTIAYVMAAICALFMLPLCLMVFQWRCFHCLRRDHDDFADDISLLK; encoded by the exons ATGGCTGCCGCctggccctggctgctgctgtggctgggggcGGCCGCCCTGCGCGCCCGCCCGACCCCGCCGCGCATCCGGCTGCCGCtgcggggcggcgcggccctGCCGCCGGGTCCCCGGGCGCGCCGGGCGCCGGAGGAGGCCGAGCGGGGCGGCAGCTTCGTGGAGATGATCGACAACCTGCGGGGCAAGTCCGGGCAGGGCTACTACGTGGAGATGACGGTGGGCAGCCCCCCGCAGAAG ctgaatATCCTGGTGGACACAGGGAGCAGTAACTTCGCTGTGGGAGCTGCGCCTCACCCCTTCCTCCGGAGATACTACCAGCGGCAGCT GTCCAGCACCTACCGTGACCTGCGGAAGGGTGTGTACGTGCCCTACACCCAGGGCAAGTGGGAAGGGGAGCTGGGCACCGACCTTGTCACCATCCCCCACGGCCCCAACGTCACCGTCAGAGCCAACATCGCTGCCATCACGGAGTCAGACAAATTCTTCATCAACGGCTCCAACTGGGAAGGGATCCTGGGTCTGGCGTACGCTGAGATCGCCCGG CCCGACGACAGCCTGGAGCCCTTCTTTGACTCCCTGGTGAAGCAGACCCGGGTGCCCAacatcttctccctccagcTTTGCGGGGCAGGTTTCTCGCCCAACGAGACGGAGGCCCTGGCATCGGTGGGGGGCAGCATG aTCATTGGTGGCATCGACCGCTCGCTGTACGTGGGTGACATCTGGTACACACCCATCCGGAAGGAGTGGTACTACGAGGTCATCATCGTCAAGCTGGAGGTCAACGGGCAGGACCTGAACATGGACTGCAAGGAG TACAACTACGACAAGAGTATCGTGGACAGCGGGACCACCAACCTCAGGCTGCCAAAGAAGGTGTTTGAGGCTGCGGTGAAATCCATCAAAACAGCTTCTTCG ACGGAGAAGTTCCCGGACGGCTTCTGGCTGGGGGAGCAGCTGGTTTGCTGGCAGGTCGGCACCACCCCTTGGCACATCTTCCCGGTCCTGTCCCTCTACCTGATGGGGGAGGCCACCAACCAGTCCTTCCGCATCACCATCCTGCCCCAG CAATACCTGCGCCCGGTAGAGGACGTGGCCACCTCTCAGGACGACTGCTACAAATTCGCCATCTCGCAGTCCTCCACAGGCACCGTCATGGGCGCCGTGATCATGGAGGGCTTCTACGTGGTTTTCGACCGTGCCCGCAAGCGCATCGGCTTTGCTGTCAGCGCCTGCCACG TGCACGACGAGTTTCGGACGGCCGCAGTGGAGGGGCCCTACCTGCACTCCAACATGGAGGACTGCGGCTACAATATCCCGCAGACGGACGAGTCCACCCTGATGACCATCGCCTATGTCATGGCGGCCATCTGCGCCCTCTTCATGCTGCCCCTCTGCCTCATGGTGTTCCAGTGGCGCTGCTTCCACTGCCTGCGGCGGGACCACGACGACTTTGCCGACGACATATCCTTGCTGAAGTGA